A genome region from Pseudomonas sp. N3-W includes the following:
- the uvrC gene encoding excinuclease ABC subunit UvrC: MTEVFDPSAFLSTVSGRPGVYRMFDSDARLLYVGKAKNLKKRLASYFRKTGLAPKTAALVARIAQVETTITSNETEALLLEQTLIKEWRPPYNILLRDDKSYPYVFLSDGQFPRLSIHRGAKKAKGKYFGPYPSAGAIRESLSLLQKTFFVRQCEDSYYKNRTRPCLQYQIKRCKAPCVGLVEPEVYAEDVRHSVMFLEGRSNALTDELSAGMEEAAINLEFERAAELRDQISLLRRVQDQQSMEGGTGDIDVIAAFVNPGGACVHLISVRGGRVLGSKNFFPQVGIEEDVSEVMAAFLGQYFISSPERDLPSELIVNVVHEDFATLIAAIDELRGRELSISHRVRGTRARWQQLAVTNAEQALGARLANRQHVAARFDALADVLNLDEPPQRLECYDISHSSGEATVASCVVFGPEGPIKSDYRRYNIEGVTPGDDYAAMHQALTRRFSKLKEGEGKLPDILLVDGGKGQLSMARDVLNELAVPDLILLGVAKGATRKAGFETLYLNDAAHEFTLRGDSPALHLIQQIRDEAHRFAITGHRARRGKTRRTSTLEGVAGVGPTRRRDLLKHFGGLQELSRASIEEIAKAPGISKKLAESIYANLHSE; the protein is encoded by the coding sequence ATGACCGAAGTCTTTGATCCGAGTGCATTTCTGTCGACCGTGAGCGGGCGCCCCGGCGTCTATCGCATGTTCGACAGCGATGCGCGCTTGCTGTACGTCGGCAAGGCCAAGAATCTCAAGAAGCGTCTGGCCAGCTATTTCCGCAAGACCGGTCTGGCGCCCAAGACCGCAGCGCTGGTGGCTCGTATCGCCCAGGTCGAAACCACGATCACGTCGAACGAAACCGAGGCGTTGCTGCTTGAGCAGACACTGATCAAGGAATGGCGTCCGCCGTACAACATTCTGCTGCGCGACGACAAATCCTATCCGTATGTCTTTCTTTCCGATGGGCAGTTTCCACGCCTGAGCATTCATCGTGGCGCAAAAAAGGCCAAGGGCAAGTACTTCGGCCCTTATCCCAGCGCCGGCGCGATACGTGAAAGCCTGAGCCTGCTGCAAAAGACTTTTTTCGTTCGCCAGTGCGAAGACAGCTACTACAAGAACCGCACCCGGCCTTGCCTGCAATACCAGATCAAACGCTGCAAGGCGCCGTGTGTTGGCCTGGTCGAGCCCGAGGTGTATGCCGAGGACGTTCGGCACTCGGTGATGTTCCTCGAAGGGCGCAGCAACGCGCTGACCGACGAACTGTCGGCGGGGATGGAAGAGGCGGCGATCAACCTCGAATTCGAGCGCGCTGCCGAACTGCGCGACCAGATTTCCCTGCTGCGCCGGGTCCAGGACCAGCAAAGCATGGAAGGTGGCACGGGCGACATCGACGTGATCGCCGCCTTCGTCAATCCGGGTGGCGCTTGCGTGCACCTGATCAGCGTACGCGGCGGACGGGTCCTGGGCAGCAAGAACTTCTTCCCGCAGGTGGGGATTGAAGAGGATGTTTCGGAGGTCATGGCGGCGTTTCTGGGCCAGTACTTCATCAGCAGCCCGGAACGCGATCTGCCAAGTGAACTGATCGTCAACGTGGTCCACGAAGACTTTGCGACCCTGATTGCGGCCATTGACGAGTTGCGCGGTCGTGAGTTGAGCATCAGTCACCGGGTGCGGGGCACTCGGGCGCGCTGGCAGCAACTGGCCGTGACCAACGCCGAACAGGCGCTGGGCGCACGCCTGGCCAACCGTCAGCACGTGGCGGCGCGTTTCGATGCGCTGGCCGACGTGTTGAACCTGGATGAACCACCGCAGCGTCTTGAGTGCTACGACATCAGTCACTCCAGCGGCGAGGCCACGGTGGCGTCCTGCGTGGTGTTTGGTCCTGAAGGGCCGATCAAGTCCGACTATCGTCGCTACAACATCGAGGGCGTGACGCCAGGCGATGACTACGCAGCGATGCATCAGGCGCTGACGCGGCGTTTCAGCAAGCTCAAGGAAGGCGAGGGCAAGTTGCCGGACATTCTGTTGGTGGACGGCGGCAAGGGGCAATTGTCCATGGCCCGCGACGTCCTCAACGAACTGGCCGTGCCGGATCTGATTCTGCTGGGCGTGGCCAAGGGCGCGACGCGCAAGGCCGGTTTTGAAACCTTGTACCTTAATGATGCTGCTCATGAATTCACCCTGCGTGGCGACTCGCCGGCCTTGCACCTGATCCAGCAGATTCGCGATGAAGCTCACCGCTTTGCCATTACCGGGCACCGCGCCCGACGCGGCAAAACCCGCCGCACGTCTACTCTTGAGGGCGTAGCGGGGGTCGGGCCGACACGTCGGCGCGATTTATTGAAACATTTTGGTGGATTGCAGGAGCTGTCTCGTGCCAGCATCGAAGAGATCGCCAAAGCACCCGGGATCAGTAAAAAGCTCGCTGAGTCGATTTATGCAAACCTGCACAGCGAGTAG
- the pgsA gene encoding CDP-diacylglycerol--glycerol-3-phosphate 3-phosphatidyltransferase, which translates to MNIPNLITVLRVLLIPIFILLFYLPYQWSYMASASVFAFAAATDWLDGYLARRLEQSTPFGAFLDPVADKLMVAVALVLLVQEHGNLWLTLPAAVIIGREIVVSALREWMAELGARAHVAVSNLGKWKTAAQMLALVILLANPSALSFWVIVGYTLLLVSAGLTLWSMVQYLRAAWPHLKTDVEKK; encoded by the coding sequence ATGAATATCCCTAATCTGATTACCGTTCTACGCGTCCTGCTCATCCCGATCTTCATTTTACTGTTCTACCTGCCTTACCAGTGGAGCTACATGGCCTCCGCTTCGGTCTTCGCATTCGCTGCCGCCACCGACTGGCTGGACGGCTACCTGGCGCGCCGCCTGGAGCAAAGCACGCCGTTCGGGGCCTTCCTCGATCCAGTGGCTGACAAGCTGATGGTCGCGGTGGCGCTGGTACTGCTGGTGCAGGAACACGGCAACCTGTGGCTGACGCTGCCGGCCGCAGTGATCATTGGCCGCGAAATCGTCGTCTCGGCGCTCCGGGAGTGGATGGCCGAACTCGGCGCCCGCGCTCACGTCGCCGTGTCGAACCTGGGCAAATGGAAAACCGCCGCTCAAATGCTGGCGCTGGTGATCCTGTTGGCCAACCCTTCGGCCCTCAGCTTCTGGGTGATCGTGGGTTACACCCTGTTGCTGGTATCGGCGGGGCTGACATTGTGGTCCATGGTCCAATACCTGCGGGCTGCATGGCCGCACTTGAAGACCGACGTTGAAAAGAAATAA
- a CDS encoding Hcp family type VI secretion system effector, which translates to MPTPAYICIHGQSQGHITKGAFTADSMGNVYVEGHEDEILAQEIDHQITTPTDPQSGQPAGQRVHKPLIFTSALSKASPMLYQALATGEMLPTVEVKWFRTSGDGKQEHFFTTKLEDATVVEIHTVLPHAQDSDNANYTQLIKTSLAYRKVSWSHVVAGTEASDDWRKPA; encoded by the coding sequence ATGCCAACACCTGCTTACATCTGCATCCACGGCCAAAGCCAAGGCCATATCACCAAGGGCGCGTTCACCGCTGACTCGATGGGCAACGTTTATGTGGAAGGCCACGAGGACGAAATCCTTGCCCAGGAAATCGATCATCAAATCACCACGCCTACCGACCCGCAAAGCGGTCAGCCCGCAGGTCAGCGCGTGCATAAACCACTGATCTTCACCAGCGCCCTGAGCAAAGCCTCGCCCATGCTTTACCAGGCTTTGGCCACCGGTGAAATGCTGCCGACCGTTGAGGTCAAGTGGTTCCGCACCTCCGGCGATGGCAAACAGGAGCACTTCTTCACCACCAAACTCGAGGACGCCACCGTCGTCGAAATTCACACCGTGCTGCCCCACGCCCAGGACAGCGACAACGCCAACTACACCCAGTTGATCAAGACCAGCCTGGCTTATCGAAAGGTCAGCTGGAGCCATGTAGTGGCCGGTACCGAAGCTTCGGACGACTGGCGCAAGCCGGCTTAA
- a CDS encoding PAAR domain-containing protein, with amino-acid sequence MPAVVLVGHDHDCPLCGPTTVDNGTRNVTVNGRAVALVGDTLGCGAMITSGSPSMNINGKAVARVGDTTDHDGELENGDSSWLID; translated from the coding sequence ATGCCTGCCGTCGTTCTGGTCGGACACGACCATGATTGCCCTTTGTGCGGACCCACCACCGTCGACAATGGTACGCGCAACGTCACCGTCAACGGTCGCGCCGTCGCACTTGTCGGCGACACCCTCGGCTGCGGTGCAATGATCACCAGCGGCTCGCCCTCAATGAACATCAACGGAAAAGCCGTAGCCCGCGTCGGCGACACCACCGACCATGATGGCGAACTGGAAAACGGTGATAGCAGTTGGTTGATCGATTGA
- a CDS encoding DEAD/DEAH box helicase → MPLDAGMYKTNDAYRSWIDNPFRFIEPNSSNGDFGLRKPQLAALHMTLGHLISTPDIPATVVMPTGTGKTDTIFSLILAGTFPRTLIIVPSDALREQTAEKIVALKTLRNMKAVVPAVLSPAISKLSSKLTVNEVEKLEQFNVLIATPQALQHFNEEELAALTKLCTHLVIDEAHHVAASTWSRIRKAFAGKPCIQFTATPFREDKEGLDGKIIYNYPLKEAQIDGYFQKIEFHPIREYQPSLADAAIAEKAIALLRVDLDEGKDHLMMVRAKTQKKAKLLFEIYRKFEDLDPVLIHSKSANRAATLENIKRKKHKVIVCVDMLGEGFDLPELKIAAIHDQHRSPAVTLQFIGRLTRVDKKLGNAKFVANIANQKMDSQMSALYKESADWSAVIRDVSAEKIHREVQREELTSQFSDDEDGEKILALNPIPKISAIAYHVEKEDWTPARAAHFKSNKEKLQYSSVNESGDTVILVTKADVSVSWANTFEIHNTEWYLYLAYYRKDDQTLFINCSGDEGQALKFRDLVSSASTKIAGEKTFRTLHNITFLKLQNVGLSRAQKDVRFTMHVGRDINAIMSELENGTAVKSNIFATGFEDGDKTTAGCSHKGKIWEMNSESIDYWVRWCDQAAVKLNDANIDPQNILNNVMRSEQIREAWPTGLFYADWPDSIGIETEAKISITIDGLSYNLLEVYPGQPKRTSDTLIEIPLLTDSDEKYRQQIAIVKINLLEDGYKTICDGAKISLQNERPLAEYLDDNPFRILKQDGSFIFGNYRYYSPVTLNIKMPLKLISAWDWGDTQIQNESMGKDENLDTVQGFTYKKIEDKYQIIFNDDGAGEIADLIGINENDGIITVDFYHCKYCGSKDGVATPGARVTDAYEVSGQTSRSVKWLHSGEALFSQMVSRFSKSIDKGFNRILKGTIDEVDLLRYKCRDNELSVGFFIVQPAISKAKISDEQLTVLGTSYTYIKGISGSDLQVIINN, encoded by the coding sequence ATGCCGCTCGATGCAGGGATGTATAAAACGAATGATGCATACCGTAGCTGGATAGACAATCCATTTCGCTTTATAGAACCAAACTCAAGCAATGGAGATTTCGGGCTGCGCAAACCCCAGCTCGCTGCGCTGCACATGACGCTGGGCCATTTAATCTCCACCCCGGATATTCCCGCTACTGTTGTGATGCCCACAGGAACAGGTAAAACCGACACAATTTTTTCGTTGATCTTGGCTGGCACATTTCCAAGAACTCTGATTATCGTCCCCTCCGACGCACTGCGAGAGCAGACCGCCGAGAAAATTGTTGCCCTTAAGACTCTTCGCAACATGAAAGCGGTGGTACCAGCGGTTCTGAGCCCTGCGATCTCAAAACTAAGCTCAAAACTCACCGTTAACGAAGTTGAGAAGCTGGAACAATTCAACGTTCTGATAGCCACCCCTCAAGCACTCCAGCATTTTAATGAGGAAGAGCTTGCGGCCCTGACAAAACTTTGTACTCATCTAGTTATCGATGAGGCACACCACGTCGCTGCCAGCACATGGAGTCGGATTCGCAAAGCGTTTGCGGGTAAGCCTTGCATTCAATTCACCGCGACGCCATTTCGCGAAGATAAAGAGGGGCTGGACGGGAAAATAATATATAACTATCCGCTCAAGGAAGCCCAGATCGATGGCTACTTCCAAAAAATAGAATTTCATCCAATTCGAGAGTACCAACCCAGCCTAGCCGATGCAGCCATTGCAGAAAAAGCAATAGCCCTCCTCAGAGTGGATCTAGATGAGGGCAAAGATCACTTAATGATGGTCAGGGCAAAAACACAGAAGAAAGCAAAACTTCTTTTCGAAATTTACCGTAAATTTGAAGACCTAGACCCTGTACTCATACACAGCAAGTCAGCCAACAGAGCGGCAACTCTCGAAAATATAAAACGCAAAAAACACAAAGTTATTGTATGTGTCGACATGCTTGGAGAAGGCTTCGATCTTCCAGAACTGAAAATCGCCGCCATACATGACCAGCACAGAAGCCCAGCCGTCACCCTGCAATTCATAGGTCGATTGACACGAGTCGATAAGAAGCTCGGAAATGCAAAATTTGTCGCAAATATCGCCAACCAAAAAATGGACTCACAGATGTCTGCGCTTTACAAAGAAAGCGCAGACTGGAGTGCGGTAATCCGAGACGTCAGCGCAGAAAAAATCCACAGAGAGGTTCAGAGGGAGGAGCTAACCTCGCAGTTTTCTGACGACGAGGACGGAGAAAAAATTCTAGCCCTCAATCCAATACCGAAAATCAGCGCGATTGCGTACCACGTAGAAAAAGAGGATTGGACTCCCGCGAGAGCCGCGCACTTCAAGTCCAATAAAGAAAAGCTCCAGTATTCGTCCGTAAATGAGTCCGGTGATACGGTAATTTTAGTAACCAAAGCGGACGTATCCGTCAGCTGGGCTAACACTTTCGAAATCCATAATACTGAATGGTATTTGTACCTTGCATACTACCGCAAGGATGATCAAACACTTTTTATAAACTGCTCAGGAGACGAAGGTCAAGCATTGAAATTTCGGGATCTGGTTTCCTCTGCCAGCACCAAAATAGCAGGTGAGAAAACCTTCCGAACATTACACAACATTACCTTCCTGAAGCTACAGAACGTTGGCCTGTCACGCGCGCAAAAAGATGTACGGTTCACGATGCATGTAGGTCGCGACATCAATGCGATCATGAGTGAGCTCGAGAATGGCACAGCGGTGAAGTCCAACATCTTCGCAACGGGTTTTGAAGATGGTGATAAGACCACTGCGGGATGTTCCCATAAAGGTAAAATATGGGAAATGAACTCAGAATCCATCGACTACTGGGTACGCTGGTGCGACCAAGCAGCGGTCAAGCTCAATGACGCAAACATCGACCCGCAGAACATCCTGAATAACGTAATGCGCTCTGAACAAATACGTGAAGCATGGCCGACTGGATTATTTTACGCAGACTGGCCGGACTCGATCGGTATCGAGACAGAGGCAAAGATATCAATAACGATAGATGGATTATCCTACAATCTTTTGGAAGTCTACCCAGGCCAACCGAAACGCACCTCGGACACCCTAATAGAAATACCACTCCTTACCGACAGTGATGAAAAATATCGCCAACAAATCGCCATAGTAAAAATCAACCTACTAGAAGATGGGTATAAGACAATCTGCGATGGCGCAAAAATCTCGCTGCAAAATGAGCGTCCGCTGGCAGAGTATCTGGATGACAACCCGTTTCGAATTCTTAAGCAGGACGGGTCATTCATATTCGGGAATTACAGATATTACTCTCCTGTGACGCTAAATATTAAGATGCCATTAAAGCTCATCTCGGCGTGGGATTGGGGAGATACGCAGATTCAGAACGAATCGATGGGCAAAGACGAAAATTTAGACACCGTACAGGGTTTCACGTACAAAAAAATTGAAGACAAGTACCAAATTATTTTCAATGACGATGGTGCCGGCGAGATCGCCGATCTCATCGGGATAAACGAAAACGACGGCATCATCACTGTTGATTTCTATCATTGCAAGTACTGTGGATCTAAGGATGGAGTGGCGACGCCTGGGGCAAGAGTTACTGACGCCTATGAAGTCAGCGGTCAAACTTCTCGATCAGTGAAATGGCTACACTCTGGCGAAGCTCTCTTTTCACAGATGGTATCTCGCTTTTCGAAATCCATTGACAAGGGTTTTAATAGAATACTAAAAGGCACCATTGACGAAGTTGACTTACTTCGCTACAAATGCCGAGACAACGAACTATCAGTTGGCTTTTTCATAGTACAGCCAGCAATTTCAAAAGCTAAAATCTCGGACGAACAACTTACAGTACTGGGGACTAGCTACACATACATCAAAGGAATCTCCGGATCAGACCTACAAGTAATTATTAATAACTGA